Part of the Impatiens glandulifera chromosome 8, dImpGla2.1, whole genome shotgun sequence genome is shown below.
ATTTGGGCAAGACTCCGCCTATTGAAGAtaggaagaaaaataaaaccCAAAACTCAAGGATACATATTCTTTAGAAAGgttaaaacttttcaaaaaaatataaaaaactgtgaGATGTTTTCATTATTAATGGAGAAAGCAAGCACCTTGACTAAAGCTTCACTGCAAACTTCACAGGTAGGGATATCATTGTTATGAAACCAGCTGCGCAAGTCCAGAAATGATCGTGGACCTAATCCAATGTTACCATCAACTGTCGAGCAGAGCCATTGGTCTCGGACTAGTTCTTCAAGAGTTTTTTCCTTCTGAGAGAACGAAAAGGTTTTCACAGCAGTAGGAACTTGACTTGGTCCAGCCTGTGATTTTGGCATACATATTTAATTCTTCATCATAAGATTTATAGAATTAAATGGATTAAGTCAACTAACCTGACTCTCTAATCGGACATTGAGAGCATCAATGTTGGATATGCTACCTTGAGCTGTTGCATCCTGGATAATCGCCTCAATCTAGACATTTAAGTAAAAGAGTTATCTTCAATGTTCAGTCATTCTGTTTATGTATCCGAATCCATATCCAAATGAGAAAAAACCAATAAAATCTGAATTTGTGTCTTGCtaagttaatatttaaacataatctcATCCAGGTATGTTTCTTGATTCAAAAGATGCAGTTTTCAACAGTAAATTCTCCCCAATTATGTCAAACTTCTCTAGTGATTGAAAGAATTTGTTATTCAGGCAATAGGAAGTTCCACTTAAAGCATCACTAAAATACATATCAACTCAACTATTAGTAGTAATTTCATATCTGTCCAAcacaatgataaaaaaaacagtGAAAACAGTAGGAAAAGAGAACTATTTGAAAGATTTGATATATAAATCGAAACACAATCTACACTAAAAGTGATGGGTGCTTACAATTCCTTTATAGAAAGTAATCTGAGGAACTGTGTATTGGGTTCCAAGCTTGGACTGTTCATCAGCCACATTGTTAACCATTCCATAATAAACATTACCATCATATTGATTCCTGCAAGCCCGTAACTCAAACTGGGCAAAAGCAAGTTCTTTGTTTATCTTCAGAAGATAATCATTGAATAACCTTCTATTGCTACCTGTAAAATCAATATACAACTCCTGTCAAAATTCCAAGAAAATGTCCAAATGATCTACAAGTAATCCAGTTTTTCAGATCAAGGAATTGAATTCTTACAGTAAACCCTTAAGCAATTGAGAATCTCACAGGACGAGAAGATGGGTTACAAAAATGAAGTAACTTTACAggaagaaatgaaaagaaaaggaAATACTTAGTCTTTCTCCTGAAACGCCGGCAAAGATTGAACGGAACTGGTCTTCGATAAGGGGACCGCGACATAGAAGGGCCTGGATAAGTGTGTGGTGTCTCCAGGACAAggccatttatatatatatatatagagagagagagaaagcccTAGCTCCGGCGAGGGAAGAAACAAAGATACAAAACCCTAGAAGAGGAAGATGAATAAGTATGGCGGGAAAGTGGGATGGTTATATATTTGCAGGTTACGTAAAGATAGTTTAGATATATATGAATTGTTAATTTAAACAAAAGGGGATGTAGCTCAGATGGTAGAGCGCTCGCTTAGCATGCGAGAGGTACGGGGATCGATACCCCGcatttccatttttattttatttttataatttcttcattttatgCATCTGATTTGTTCATACTGCTTTTAATGTAATACTTAGAAAGATACAGTCATATTGTTTTTGTGGTGATCTATTGAtgctaataataatatagtataaATCATTTAACAAGAAGAATGAATGAGTGAAATTGAACACTTAGTTTTACTTTGATGTCTCCTTTTGTTTTACCATCCTAAGAAACTATAGTGCATAAAGAAGAAGGTTTACTAATTGCTGAAATATGTGGTGGCTTTACTTCTTTTAGGTTCAGTAAGAAAAAGAAGGTTAATCACTATATATGCAAGGGCGAATCCAGGATTTTTGTTTTCACTGggctgaaaatattattaatatctatatatatatatacaatgatacttaattttaaagtgtccggattaccgggtcgagagttgtggttaatttggatacttgggtcggattgtgggttgacccgcccataaacttaaaacggttaaaaataaaattaaaaatgctagaggtatgtttcgaacttgcaacctaacaaacacaagtacaatcttttaaccaactaggttattAAGACTTTAtaagtaaatgaatacttaggtcggattgtgggttgacccacccataaacttaaaacagttaaaaataaaattaaaaatgttatccgtaatttttttttataatttcttatattattattcgtgcaataaataaaaacattaatcaaaTCGTTACATTAATAtccttactaaaataaaataaatatataaaatctaatcaaagataagaatatttcatttaaaaaagaaatttataaatttaaaactatatacttgaagaaaaattaagcttaaaaatataaaaagttaaattaattaaattttaaataaaaaattaactatatagaAAATATGAAAGTATAATAAGTGAAGCTAATTAGATGAGAAAgtaggaaaaaataaaatatgaaaataataataaaaatatattattaagtgaataaacatttagaaaaaaaattataaatcattaatgcatataaattattttagaaaactaaataatatattaatttatataattttttaaatgtataattgtaataattaataaaaaaaaatgagggaGAGGCCAGgatttgatcacctgacctccccattataatttcaattcaatGCCAAGTGAACTACAGatcatatttgttaattaaatacatatacatatattttgttttataattctACCCTGGGCTAGAGCCCACCGCAGCCCGCCACTTCGCTCCGCCCTTGTATATATGGCTTTACCTTATGCCTTATGGCAAGATTTTCCTGATTGAATAGATTTTGTTGGTACGAGGAAGTAAGTTTGGGCTTCATTCATGAAAATGGGACACAAATGGTGGTTGCTGCCTCTGATTCTTAGACATATATGCTTTTGCATTGCCTTGTGTTGGGAGCTGtaaatttatttgatcataGTACCTTCCTGGTCACACTCAAGAACAATGGGTATGTATTTTAATTagctaataatgattttaactATTTGTTTGACATCTTTAAGTAGGCCCAATGCAGTGATAGTTAGATGAGATTTCAGTTTGAATTTGGAGTGGTTCTTAAAATACAGAAACTGGGAATCTAGTTTGAGTCACAGAATATGGCTCTGCCTTATACTCTGTTATTCATTTTCCATCCTTAATCAATAAAGGAATGTCTTTCTTGAGTCAAAGACATTTAATATTAACTCTGAATGGATTatatacataaacaaaatattttgacaagtCTATTCTTGCTAAGTTCCTCCTATagtaaaaaatatcaaatcacTATCTTAAGTATGGAACTTGAAccaaagttaaaaaataaatcgcCGTTGCCAGGGATCGAACCCGGGTCACCCGCGTGACAGGCGGGAATacttaccactatactacaacgACTTGGTGTTTTAGTTTTAAAACAGTCATTATTAATATGAAACTAacagtttaattattttttttgtttttctaaaacATATTATACAAGTTTcacaagatatatatatatatatatatatatatatatatatatatatatatgaccatAAATAAGTTCTAATAATGATAAATCATGGAGAGACTAACTAGGGGCCGGTATTCATTTAGACATGAGTAACAAATGTATAGTTGAATTATAGTTggaatttgaaaaacaaaatggattaactttttttattatttttagaaaacgaCTTATCGTCCTTACactaaaaaaaatccaaaaaaaatctaCATAAGTTCATGAATTAAagcaaaaacaaatatttgctCTAATTTTAAAAGGAAAACGACATAcaacacaaaataattaaaccaCACAACAAACTTGAAGTAATCTAGCGCGCCTTAAACATTGAAACTTTTGTGTCTTCCTCATAGTTGATGGACCCATTTTGACATAACTCTTAATTTTCTGAATTCACACATATTCTCCTCCATGTATGAATAAGGACATAACTATCGATGTTagtttctctaaaaaaaaaaaacccttaCATTTCTTTCCATCCACACTTCATACACAATATCACCAAAATAACCTCATAATATTAACAAAGAATAAGTTGCTTTTGACCTTTCTAAAGCATCACTTCTTTGATGTGAATCCAATCAATAAGAAAATTATGCAATAATTTGACAAAGTAATTAACCTATTATTCACCTAAATAAgttaactatttttataaaagatcaatctaagtttttttatactaggaatatttcataaaatctttaaaacttATTCAAACGGGGATGTAGCTCAGATGGTAGAGCGCTCGCTTAGCATGCGAGAGGTACGGGGATCGATACCCTGCatctccattttttattttgttttcttaaagaAAGTTTATTTTGGAGCATGTATTTGTATTATATGGAAGGTGCATTTAGAGCTTGTATTTGTATTATATGGAATGTAAcgttataataatatcataattagAGAAAACATAATCTTAAAGTTGGCTTAATTTATTCCATCTGAGGATGAACTTAAAATAGATTTGTTACACTTGGTCACAAATTTCAAAATCCACAGGCTTACTTCAATAGGATCCATGCATAAATCTTAATTAGGGTTTCTGCAATTAGTCCTAATCTCCCCGTTTGTTCCGGTTAAAGTGCTTATTGCTCCCATCTTGATCATAGACTTGCCAAACGCATCAAAGAATGCAGTTTGACTACCACCAAATCGACTTACGATGTTCACAGTGTCTCCACCAGACGTGGAGAACAAAACTTGGTCACTTGTGAGGAGCCCTTTGTTCGTTTGGAGGTTTGTGAAATAACTATTGTCAAAAGTGTCCGGTGTGTCTTGATCAAGATTCTCAATCGCATTTGCGTTCCCACCTTGAGGGCATGTCTGACGAAGTGTCTGGAGATATGTTGTGTCAATGGTCGGATCAGGGTTGCCGTTGGTGAAGTTGTAGAGCCTACCCACGAATGTGGCACACCGGGCTCGTCCAAAAGAGTGTGCCCCTAATAAATGacataaatcatgaatataAGGTAACATTGATAACATGTTATTCTATAGCCTACTCTAAAAAAGAACTAATTAAATAGGATACATAATGATGTTTTGATACGATATATACCAGATAATGCGACTAGGTCAGTGGAATCAAGTCCAACGTTGGTGAATTTATTCTCCAAATCGTTGAGCAATTCAAAAGGGCTTGGAATTGCACTTGTTCCAGCTTGGTTTGCTGTCCGACTATCTCGTCTTCCTAATTCGACTGCCCAAGTTGGTCCACCAGCCTATGCATTCATGTAATTCGGGTTACTTTTGTACAAAAAccttaaataaatagttatgaaaaaaatatatatgtgaatgtTGACATACCAAACCAACTCCGATCTGAGAAGCTATAGCGAGAATATCAGCACATGATACGACATTAGGGCACACATTTTCCAATGCAGTTTTAATATCATCGATTACATTAAAGCCGGTGATTGATTGATTAGGAACTGCATCTTTCTCGCTTTGTATTCCGTTACCATTGTCCAACAACAACGAGCCATCACAACcctatacatatattatttttgaaaggacaaatattataagttgaaagtttattataataattaatatatagattaagttgtttaaaatttgagaaaaagataTATTACATTGACCATGCAGTCGTGGAAGTGCATGCGTATGATTTTAGCGCTGATTCGAACGTCACTACGAAAGGCGGGCTGGAGGACTCCTTGAACTACGCTCGATATGTTTGGGCACGTGGTTGAGTAGAAGGTGGAGCTCAATTGAGCCTCACATGAACCAACCATCAATATTATAGCCGACAAAAACAACGCGATTGTCATTAGTTTTGTCATCGTTAATGTTGATGGATATGTTGAAGATAGATGACTAAATAGGGATGTTGTGATGTGGGGAGAATGGGATGAAGATGTGATGTTCATATATAGTGGAAATTAAGGAGTAGAAAATAATGGACTTAGGCAATGCATAGACAGCTTTGTCTTGATTTTGATAGGAAGAAGAAATtatgaaaagaatattttaatgataGTTGTCAAAATATGAAAGCAATGTCCCCATTTTCTCCATGCAGAAAAGATAACTTGCAAAACTCCAAAGtctaaaatgataataattataattattgtcTAGTGGtgtgtttaataatatttttttttaaaaaaaaaggttcaATACAGACCCAATGAATCCCACAAATATTCGAAACGAGTCGTGTTGGCAACTTCGGAAAAGAAAAGTGGTGCAGCTGATTAGTTCTTTATACGATAACAATTAGTCAAAATAACTATGGATGACAATTCAGGTTGATGAGTTCAGGTTAGCAGATTAGCATGTTCAACGATATTAACTTGAATAtaacatgtttattaatttgggtCAAAAATTCTACTATGAATCAAACGtgtttatttgtaattgacTCGAACCCGACCTGATTGCTTAACTCGATTAACCCGATGTAATTAATATCACATCtctatttcatattaaaataacattaacacAAGAGAacaataaagttaaataaaaaatctgtttaaaaatctctacaaaattatttttattccatttatatttaatgtcaaactaattaataatttaaaaataaatgttgacaaattaaataaaaacatcaaaagatttataaagtcaaaaataatttttgttttacatGTTGATTTATTGTGCATACTTTTTAGTCACTAcatgatttatgtttgaaataagcttataattatatagtaatTAATTTCATGTGACAATTAGTCTTGTTATTTTATAGAAGCTTttgtcttttctttcttttaatttctttaaaaggTATGAAGATTCAACTAATTAACACTAAACTTGTATAGTTAAAGATAGAATAAGATATTCCATTTTGAAAAGACAATATGAACACTTATACAATAGATCATGTaagttaaatatgttaataataataatctaaatttgaaaaatcgtTAGATTTAGAAAGAGTAATGAAATGTGAAGTCAAATTAGGAGGCTTATCATAAGATATATAATTAGTAGTCCAATAATTCAACATATATGATTGGTTTGATCATGTCTATTATTGGTAGACTGagtattttcttaaatattatttggacTTAAAAGTGCTAGGATGAAGCCTGATTAGACATAATGTAAATGAAACATCTAGAATCACCAATCAAAATTGGTGACTAATCCTCGTTCAatatagatttatttgaaaattaaaaaaaataaaatgagaacaggattttttttttttttttttttatagaatttagtatataataataaaaataaaaataaaaataaatattttagttaatgaattaattgatatgatttatgaaaaattgaataaaataatgtttgattatatatatataattttttttttataaaaagtttgTAACTAATTAGAGTCTAAAACAACcatgtgatattttttttagtaagcCACACAACCCTACTCAACAATCATGTCCCAATTTTTTTTAGGacgttttttttgtttttttttatactgAAATCGAATTCAAGAATTTTGACTTTTTAGataaaattctttattattagGGCTATGGAAAAAcccaaaaatcaataaataaatcagTAACTTACTAGTTTATCGGTTAACTGTTTTTAGCGGTCCTTgtaaactcaatttttattgGTTAAACGATTCGGTCTGAACTATTTTTATaccgataataatttaattatatattcacatagtttaatatataatgataaaaaaattaaaaaatattttaatattttgattaattattttaattaacgaacgaagtgatatatatatataaattaaattatgtattatatataaatatatttaaatttgtaaccGATCAGAGCCTAAAATACTgggtgtgattttttttaagtaaacgACCACCCAACAATCATGTCTCAGTTTTAACCATATTTTAGTGGAAATCGAATCAGAGAATTTCGACTGATTAGATAAAATTTCTTACTAGAACTGTTAAAATAAACTAGAAAATTGATAACTGATAGTTTATCGGTTTATCGATTTATCGGTTAACCGGTTCTACCAGCTCTTAAACGGTTCGTTTTCGGTTAAACTATTTTTCTaccgataataatttaattatatattttataatttatattaattattttttgtaaatatttgatatattataatatttaataatttatatatattagtaatttttaatttttaaattataatttataaagaattatttaaaaaaataaattataaattatataaaattataaaataaataaattaaaaacaactgaaataaattaatatttaatttaaaattttgaatttctgaTTCTAATTAATAGATCAAACCTGgtaaaacttatataaatactAGTAAGGATATATTATTGGTTAATCGATCGGTTGAAActcttctccttgtacttgaaCATCCCAATaaactatacatatattatttttttctttacaaatgttactttattttatatataaacaaaatggtATTTATTTGTAGCGTAAAGAATATACTTTGACACataatccaaattaattaattacactaTCTTTACCGATAGAAGTTAATGGTCCCGAAATTAataaatctttcgttattaaaaataaatttcgagAAGTGTATAAAACCTTCGGTGCTATAAGTTTTCACggaaagtttttcaaaacacTCTCGAAATcctccaaaaaaactgaaaataattctaagtgtttgaAAAGAGTAATTATGAAGGTTTTAAAAAAggataattgcgaaggttttccaaaaaaccctcgattttgactctttccaaaaaattgaaaataattctaaatgttagGAAATggataattgcgaaggtttttataaaaaccctcggtttgactcttcctaaaaaaattgaaaataattctaagtgttgagaaagggtaattgcgaaggttttcaaaaaaccctcgattttgacttttcccaaaaaaactaaaaataattttaagtgttaggaaatgggtaattgcgaaggtttttcaaaaaaaccctcagttttactctttcaaaaaaactaaaaataattctataagtgttggaaatgggtaattgcgaaggttttttaaaaaaaccctcggttttgactcttcccaaaaaaactgaaaataattctaagtgttgggaaagggtaattgcgaagttttttcaaaaaactctcggttttgactcttcccaaaaaaactgaaaagaattctaaatgttgggaagggggtaattgcgaaggttttttaaataaaccctcggttttgactcttctcaaaaaaactgaaaatatatctaagtgttgggaaatgggtaattgcaaaggtttttcaaaaaaaccctcagtttgactcttcccaaaataattctaagtattgagaatggggtaattgcgaaagtttttcaaaaaacccacgattttgactcttcccaaaataattgaaaataattccaagagttgggaagggggtaattgcgaaggtttttcaaaaaatcctcggtttgactctcccaaaaaaactgaaaataattccaagtgttgggaagagggtaattgcgaaggtttttcaaaaaaccatcggttttgactcttcccaaaaaaactgaaaataattctaagtgttgggaaatgggtaattgcgaaggcttttcaaaaaaatcctcagtttgactcttcccaaaaaactaaaaataattctaagtgttgggaagggggtaattgcaaaggtttttcaaacattccttggttttgactcttttcaaaaacctaaaaataattctaagtgttaggaagagggtaattgcaaaggtttttcaaaaaaccctcggttttgactcttcccaaaaaactgaaaataattttaagtgttgagaATGGAGTAATTGCGAAGGCTTTTCAAAAAActatcggttttgactcttccccaaaaaaataaaaataattctaagtgttgggatgggggtaattgcgaaggtttttcaaaaaaccctcggttttgactcttttcaaaaaaactgaaaaataattctaagtgttgggaatatgaaaaggtcaaaaccgagagttatacctaaaactctcggaaatatgaaagggtcaaaaccgagagttatacctAAAACTCTCGATAAAACcccttttaattaaaaaaacctcTTTTCCTTTCTAGATCACCATCGACCGCTTCTTCCCTCTCCCCTTCTCCCGATCGATAGTCGCGCTCACCTGAAAGACGATCCACACCGATAACGACAAACGCCGCCCACGCCCAACGCCGCCCACGTCCACGTCATTGATTGATCCTTTCGCCGCCTGTAGCTCGTCGTGTATCTACCTGTCGCCGCATCTCTAGCTCGTCGTCGATCTGCCTGCCGCCGTGCTTTTCTCTTCAACTTCTAGGTtagtttaattatgtttatattatatggttagatttatgtttgatgttggttagttttaggtttgatttaggttacaGTTTTTtggatttaagtttgatttatgtttgaatgatgttagttttatgtttgatttaagttaaattttgttagatttaagtttgattgatgttagttttatgtttgatttatgctagatttaagttagatttaggttagattttgttagatttataatttatattagatttagtattgaatgatgttagttttatgtttgatttgttatattttattggatttaagtttgatttaagtttgtgaatgaattgattaatattgatgttagttttaagtttgattattattaatgtaagatttatgtttgatttaagtttgtgaataaattgattattattgatgttagttttatgtttgattattattgatgttagttttaggtttgatttaagtttgtgaatgaattgattattattgatattaattttaggtttgattattattgatgttagttttaggtttgatttaagtttgtgaatgaattgattatcaATGATGTTACTAAtttcataaatcatttatttcaaaagGTGGGTGAAATAAGATGGACCCCCTCTATCGTTGAGttttcaagaggacccgtaccccaaaaacTACAAAAGAAAACCCCAACCCGATCCCGGACGAACGAGCGCAAGAGAAGATTATAAGTTAAttgactttaataaaattatatatagcttatttatataaatgaaaattaatttcaaatgtgcaggcaGAGATGGAGTAAGTAAGAAGCAATGAACCAAATATCTCTGACTTCGACTTGACGAAGAAAGTGTTCAGCGCCAAATGCATGAGACAGTGATCGGTATGGGATCCGACGTCCGACCCACATAAGAGAATCATCGGAGTGACAACAATTCTCAATGATCTACTGATCGGTTGTTGGAGGAGAATGAATAGCTAAAGGCGG
Proteins encoded:
- the LOC124912368 gene encoding peroxidase 15-like, producing the protein MTKLMTIALFLSAIILMVGSCEAQLSSTFYSTTCPNISSVVQGVLQPAFRSDVRISAKIIRMHFHDCMVNGCDGSLLLDNGNGIQSEKDAVPNQSITGFNVIDDIKTALENVCPNVVSCADILAIASQIGVGLAGGPTWAVELGRRDSRTANQAGTSAIPSPFELLNDLENKFTNVGLDSTDLVALSGAHSFGRARCATFVGRLYNFTNGNPDPTIDTTYLQTLRQTCPQGGNANAIENLDQDTPDTFDNSYFTNLQTNKGLLTSDQVLFSTSGGDTVNIVSRFGGSQTAFFDAFGKSMIKMGAISTLTGTNGEIRTNCRNPN
- the LOC124912231 gene encoding non-structural maintenance of chromosomes element 1 homolog, with amino-acid sequence MALSWRHHTLIQALLCRGPLIEDQFRSIFAGVSGERLSSNRRLFNDYLLKINKELAFAQFELRACRNQYDGNVYYGMVNNVADEQSKLGTQYTVPQITFYKGIIEAIIQDATAQGSISNIDALNVRLESQAGPSQVPTAVKTFSFSQKEKTLEELVRDQWLCSTVDGNIGLGPRSFLDLRSWFHNNDIPTCEVCSEALVKAESCPNESCNVRIHKYCLSMKFSQRKVEKVCSSCKTPWPCEVNTLEAVKAEEDDHLNEPSQNNVPPLTRKRRMSSRATDPDQVGSSSSPISGGNEVVRRVTRKTSRLK